The Candidatus Binatia bacterium genome contains a region encoding:
- a CDS encoding CHC2 zinc finger domain-containing protein yields the protein MKHTTFDLAPLKARSIELAASHCGIVFGRDRKALCPAHDDKTPSLSYWPKGELFKCWSCGWSGDIVALYRLVTGATFIVAAKALGAAPSGVLRQRSQKPADARREAGAVEGSLFRQIACLRDVLDQIADDEERDVTTRLDALISARQCDETLDSMLAMGAAQ from the coding sequence ATGAAACATACAACGTTCGATCTCGCGCCGCTCAAGGCCAGGTCCATTGAACTGGCCGCGAGCCATTGCGGGATCGTCTTCGGACGCGACCGCAAGGCCTTGTGCCCGGCCCACGATGACAAGACCCCGTCGCTAAGCTACTGGCCGAAGGGGGAACTGTTCAAGTGCTGGTCTTGCGGCTGGTCTGGCGACATCGTCGCGCTCTACCGGCTCGTAACAGGGGCCACGTTCATTGTTGCCGCCAAGGCTCTCGGCGCGGCGCCATCCGGAGTGCTGCGACAACGCTCCCAGAAGCCCGCTGACGCGCGTCGCGAGGCTGGTGCGGTCGAGGGCAGCCTCTTCAGGCAGATCGCGTGCCTGCGAGACGTACTCGATCAGATCGCCGACGACGAAGAGCGGGACGTGACCACGCGCCTTGACGCGCTCATCTCCGCCCGGCAGTGCGACGAAACCCTCGACTCGATGCTCGCCATGGGAGCCGCCCAGTGA
- a CDS encoding AlpA family phage regulatory protein: protein MHKLPETGFFRLRQILGDRRASPKVEPLIPVCKSSWWAGVRSGRYPAPVKLGPRTTAWRVEDIRALIASLAEAAGCAPTKTGDQPTPATSHKNDNAALD from the coding sequence ATGCACAAGCTCCCTGAAACGGGCTTCTTCCGTCTTCGTCAGATTCTTGGCGACCGGAGGGCGAGTCCCAAAGTCGAACCCCTCATCCCGGTCTGCAAGAGTTCGTGGTGGGCGGGCGTGCGGTCGGGGCGCTACCCAGCTCCGGTGAAGCTCGGCCCGCGCACTACCGCGTGGCGTGTGGAAGACATCCGGGCGCTGATTGCGAGCCTTGCCGAGGCCGCGGGTTGCGCTCCGACGAAAACGGGCGACCAACCTACACCCGCAACTTCTCACAAAAACGACAACGCCGCCCTGGACTGA
- a CDS encoding integrase arm-type DNA-binding domain-containing protein → MPLTDRSVRSLKPTQKTYRRADGLGLYLEVSTTGGRHWRWKYRHKGLEKRLGLGSYPEVSIREARTRRDELREELRSGSDPAEKRRAAKQAASQAVEKASATFETLAREWHGTRSKTWATSHSSRVLSRLERFVFPYIGARPVADVETTEVLDCLRRIEARDTIETAHRVLASCRGVFQYAIGIGRAVRDPSPDPRHTLTKKKAARHFAAVTEPKAVGQLLRTLERHRGTLTVSCALRLAPLVFVRPGELRASEWVGMDLDAVEWRFTLSKTKGEHIVPLSRQAVAILRELQPVTGGRRYVFPSERTHKRPMSENALLYAMRDLGVPATEMTPHGFRAMARTMLDEQLGFRLDLIEHQLGHAVRDPLGRAYNRTTFLAERRDMMQRWADYLDTIKEAK, encoded by the coding sequence ATGCCACTGACGGACCGCTCGGTTCGCAGCCTCAAACCCACTCAGAAGACATACCGTCGAGCCGATGGCCTCGGCCTCTACCTCGAAGTCTCGACGACCGGGGGGCGACACTGGCGCTGGAAGTACCGGCACAAGGGCCTCGAGAAGCGGCTGGGCCTGGGCAGCTACCCCGAAGTCTCGATCCGCGAAGCCAGGACGCGCCGCGACGAGCTACGCGAGGAACTGCGGTCAGGGTCCGACCCTGCGGAGAAAAGGCGAGCCGCTAAGCAGGCCGCTTCCCAAGCGGTCGAGAAGGCTTCGGCTACCTTCGAGACCTTGGCGCGCGAATGGCATGGGACGCGGTCGAAGACCTGGGCGACGTCCCACAGTTCGCGTGTGTTGAGCCGCCTTGAACGATTCGTTTTCCCGTACATCGGGGCGCGCCCCGTTGCCGACGTCGAGACCACGGAAGTGCTCGATTGCCTGCGCCGTATCGAAGCGCGCGACACGATCGAGACGGCCCACCGGGTACTGGCGAGCTGCCGGGGCGTGTTTCAGTACGCAATTGGAATCGGTCGTGCGGTCCGCGATCCGAGTCCCGATCCCCGCCATACCCTGACCAAGAAGAAAGCTGCCCGGCACTTCGCCGCAGTAACGGAGCCGAAGGCGGTTGGCCAACTCCTGCGAACGCTTGAGCGGCATCGCGGAACACTGACGGTCTCGTGCGCGCTGCGACTGGCTCCGCTCGTCTTCGTCAGACCTGGGGAGCTGCGTGCTTCTGAATGGGTCGGGATGGACCTTGACGCAGTCGAATGGCGGTTCACGCTCTCGAAGACAAAAGGCGAGCACATTGTGCCGCTGTCACGGCAGGCGGTGGCGATTCTGCGCGAGTTGCAGCCGGTGACCGGCGGCCGTCGGTACGTCTTCCCGTCTGAGCGGACGCACAAGCGGCCGATGAGCGAAAACGCGCTCCTGTACGCGATGCGCGACCTTGGGGTCCCTGCAACCGAAATGACACCCCACGGTTTCCGGGCAATGGCACGAACGATGCTCGACGAGCAACTCGGCTTTCGGCTGGACCTGATCGAGCACCAGCTCGGGCACGCCGTTCGCGATCCGCTCGGGCGCGCCTACAATCGGACGACGTTTCTCGCCGAACGCCGCGACATGATGCAGCGGTGGGCCGACTACCTGGACACGATCAAGGAGGCGAAGTGA
- a CDS encoding DUF1566 domain-containing protein codes for MRSVASGLIAIGILFYSTAALAGDAALTCEASKLKLTAKYGSCRLNAESQALKTGDPVNYSKCDLSKFTDAETKAAGACPTNGDESPIQTYMDDCAGRVATSLGGGGGIPDTCPIDLASCNSGLAVCHSDCVASVRPPLRTGETTSYGTGSDGDLQKGAARSFTDNGDGTITDNTTGLMWEKKDNSGGLHDLNNTYTWSTGTNNMDGTITTVFLANMNSAGGFAGHTDWRIPNRFELETLMDLGASIPRTYPAFNAGCTAGCTVATCSCTQSGGYWSSSTYQDLPSSAWFVYFVVGYTDAAGKTDLEYVRAVRAGS; via the coding sequence ATGCGAAGCGTAGCGTCCGGCCTCATCGCCATCGGCATCCTTTTCTATTCAACCGCGGCGCTTGCGGGAGATGCGGCCCTTACTTGCGAGGCGAGCAAGCTCAAGCTGACGGCCAAGTACGGTTCGTGCCGACTGAACGCGGAATCCCAGGCGCTCAAGACGGGCGATCCGGTGAACTACTCGAAGTGCGACCTTTCGAAATTCACTGATGCGGAGACAAAGGCGGCCGGAGCGTGCCCGACGAACGGTGACGAGTCACCGATCCAAACCTACATGGACGACTGTGCCGGGCGCGTTGCAACCTCGCTCGGTGGTGGCGGCGGCATCCCCGACACTTGTCCGATCGACCTCGCGTCCTGCAACAGCGGCCTCGCGGTCTGCCACTCCGACTGCGTGGCGAGCGTAAGGCCGCCACTGCGCACCGGCGAGACGACGTCTTACGGCACGGGGTCGGACGGTGATTTGCAGAAGGGCGCTGCGCGCTCGTTCACGGATAACGGAGACGGCACCATCACGGACAACACCACCGGCCTCATGTGGGAGAAGAAAGACAATTCAGGCGGTCTCCACGACCTGAACAACACCTACACTTGGTCAACCGGAACGAACAACATGGACGGCACGATTACGACGGTGTTTCTCGCGAACATGAACAGCGCGGGCGGTTTCGCCGGTCATACCGACTGGAGAATTCCGAACCGTTTCGAACTGGAGACGCTTATGGACTTGGGTGCCAGCATTCCGAGAACCTACCCGGCTTTCAACGCTGGCTGCACGGCCGGCTGCACCGTTGCGACGTGTAGCTGCACGCAGTCGGGCGGCTACTGGTCGTCCTCGACGTACCAGGACCTCCCGTCGTCCGCGTGGTTCGTGTACTTCGTCGTTGGGTACACGGACGCGGCCGGCAAGACGGACCTCGAATACGTCCGTGCTGTTCGCGCCGGCTCTTAG